The following coding sequences lie in one Populus nigra chromosome 15, ddPopNigr1.1, whole genome shotgun sequence genomic window:
- the LOC133674710 gene encoding subtilisin-like protease SBT1.5 has product MRPLLSVFLFLFSFTYPSSQTSRELIFNTNSTKTSSNSTRFMTFIALVDPLCKPSPFFSHRHWYSSLLTSSSSTTSFIHIYNTLIHGFSASLTPYQAKHINSSHGVLSLFPDSIFHLHTTRSPSFLGLNNLKLKLLNSSGSNVIIGFMDTGIWPEHPSFADDGLEPIPAHWRGKCETGFGFNQSNCNKKLIGARFFSGGYRALFGHLDHPASEYRSPRDHDGHGTHVSSIAAGAPVTGSSFYGFAGGLAQGMAPNARIAVYKVCWVSGCLLSDICAAFEKAILDGVNIISISLGSSRLPFYLDLLSIVSLRAFSGGIFVASSAGNEGPTWASITNAPPWITTVGAGTIDRDFPAKLLLGNGITITGISITLTRESKLTRGFHRLYFGGEISSSKFSFSRQLVKGNIVLCLTTGHMPRMLLGASLLSLGAVAMVICHGSIDPDGIISEPHVIPTITVGILEAKLIEDYILSSDSPVANISSQGTVEKHAKPAPVVAAFSSRGPNSAVPGILKPDVIAPSVNILGAWTDAIGPSSVALDNRRPQFNIMSGTSMACPHVSGVAAIIKSVHPDWGPSEIKSALMTTSNTHKLYYYRNVSLLSSSLILDESTGKAANPFDFGAGHIHPERALDPGLVFDLGYQDYIDFLCELNYTKNEIHIISGKHANCSNIGKGQLNYPAIVVAAEKVGHKGVNFYRRLKNVNEVGSRKYKAKVVGLRGFYKIGVIPKKLKFSKIDEKLSFKIAIRKEKGVAKRNSLWVGALIWHEIGGKHRVRCPIVIFCRPG; this is encoded by the coding sequence ATGAGGCCTCTTctttcagtttttcttttcttgttctccTTCACCTATCCTTCTTCACAGACTTCTCGGGAATTAATCTTTAACACCAATAGCACAAAAACGTCAAGTAATAGTACTAGGTTCATGACTTTCATAGCTCTTGTTGATCCACTTTGTAAACCCTCACCTTTCTTCTCTCATCGTCACTGGTACTCTTCTCTACTtacctcttcttcttctactacttCTTTCATTCACATTTACAACACTCTCATTCATGGCTTCTCTGCATCTCTCACCCCGTACCAAGCCAAACACATCAACAGCTCACATGGGGTTCTCTCTTTGTTTCCAGATTCAATCTTTCACCTCCACACAACGCGTTCCCCATCTTTTCTTGGCCTTAATAACTTAAAACTGAAGCTTCTAAACTCTTCAGGATCCAACGTTATTATAGGATTCATGGACACGGGTATTTGGCCCGAACACCCAAGCTTTGCAGATGATGGATTAGAACCCATCCCGGCTCATTGGAGAGGCAAATGCGAAACTGGGTTTGGGTTCAATCAATCAAATTGTAACAAGAAATTAATAGGAGCCCGGTTCTTTTCGGGTGGTTATAGGGCATTGTTTGGACACTTGGATCACCCTGCCAGTGAATATCGGTCACCAAGAGACCATGATGGCCACGGTACACATGTTTCGTCGATTGCTGCTGGAGCTCCAGTTACTGGATCCAGCTTCTATGGGTTTGCTGGCGGGTTGGCCCAAGGCATGGCTCCAAATGCAAGAATTGCGGTTTATAAAGTATGCTGGGTCTCGGGTTGCTTGCTATCGGATATTTGTGCTGCTTTTGAGAAGGCAATTCTAGATGGCGTTAATATCATATCAATATCTCTTGGTTCGTCCCGTTTACCATTTTACCTTGACCTATTATCAATTGTATCACTTCGAGCATTTTCTGGTGGTATATTTGTCGCCTCCTCGGCCGGAAATGAGGGGCCCACCTGGGCAAGCATCACCAATGCTCCACCATGGATCACAACAGTTGGTGCAGGAACAATTGATCGAGACTTCCCGGCAAAATTGCTTCTTGGTAACGGAATAACGATTACGGGAATATCTATCACTCTGACACGAGAAAGCAAATTGACCCGAGGATTTCACCGGCTTTACTTTGGTGGTGAAATCAGCTCGTCTAAATTTAGTTTCTCACGCCAATTAGTCAAGGGCAACATTGTACTCTGCTTGACCACCGGGCACATGCCAAGGATGCTGCTGGGAGCATCACTACTTTCACTTGGAGCTGTAGCTATGGTCATATGTCATGGTAGTATTGACCCCGACGGGATTATCTCGGAACCTCATGTGATCCCAACTATTACCGTCGGCATCTTGGAAGCCAAGTTAATTGAGGATTATATTTTGTCTAGTGATAGTCCTGTGGCAAACATTTCATCTCAGGGAACGGTAGAAAAGCATGCAAAACCAGCACCCGTTGTGGCCGCCTTCTCATCCAGAGGACCCAATTCAGCTGTGCCCGGGATACTGAAACCTGATGTTATAGCTCCCAGTGTGAACATATTAGGGGCATGGACGGACGCCATTGGACCTTCTAGTGTGGCATTAGATAATCGACGGCCACAATTTAACATTATGTCCGGAACTTCCATGGCATGTCCCCACGTATCAGGGGTGGCAGCGATTATCAAATCGGTCCACCCCGATTGGGGTCCGAGTGAAATAAAATCAGCCCTAATGACAACCTCAAATACGCATAAATTGTATTACTACAGAAATGTGTCCTTGTTGAGTTCATCATTGATTCTTGATGAGTCCACAGGGAAGGCTGCTAACCCGTTTGATTTCGGAGCTGGGCATATCCATCCTGAACGAGCACTGGATCCCGGCTTGGTATTTGATTTGGGTTACCAAGATTATATTGATTTTCTATGTGAATTGAATTACACCAAGAACGAGATACATATTATTAGTGGAAAACATGCAAATTGTTCAAATATCGGCAAAGGGCAATTGAATTACCCGGCTATAGTTGTAGCTGCAGAGAAAGTTGGACACAAGGGAGTGAACTTTTATAGGAGGCTGAAGAATGTTAATGAAGTAGGGTCAAGAAAATACAAGGCGAAAGTGGTGGGTCTTAGAGGGTTTTATAAGATTGGTGTGATACCTAAGAAGCTTAAATTTTCCAAGATTGACGAGAAGTTGAGCTTCAAAATTGCTATAAGAAAGGAGAAAGGGGTGGCAAAAAGGAATAGTTTGTGGGTTGGAGCTTTGATTTGGCACGAAATCGGTGGAAAGCATAGGGTTAGGTGCCCCATTGTCATCTTTTGTAGACCAGGTTGA
- the LOC133674362 gene encoding CASP-like protein 2C1, translating to MHSVCTRGHPQTDSLSPSLSLSHIWKPYKRSYRRRIQSRAEQRLFDIYIVERMALEIAKIEAILRGMAILLLASTACLVGLDSQTKFVIVYEKEVTYKDLHALVVLVHVDAVAAAYNLLQLCRCSVSAWSQGNFKGSYRYLSWACCVLDQLAVYTTFAAHSAALEHSVLVLTGAEVFQWMKWCNRFTRFCFQIGGALTCGYIASVLMVMISFISAFNLFRLYSPKHFLRLKGT from the exons ATGCATTCAGTGTGTACTCGTGGGCATCCACAAACCGATagtctctctccctccctctctctctcacacatcTGGAAGCCCTACAAAAGGTCTTACAGGAGGAGGATTCAGAGCAGAGCAGAGCAGagattatttgatatatatatagtcgAGAGAATGGCGCTGGAGATAGCCAAAATAGAGGCTATTCTAAGAGGTATGGCTATATTGCTCTTAGCTTCAACAGCTTGTTTAGTAGGTTTAGATTCTCAAACCAAGTTTGTAATAGTCTATGAAAAGGAAGTTACCTACAAGGACTTGCACGCTCTTGT AGTTTTGGTGCATGTGGATGCTGTAGCTGCTGCTTACAATCTGCTTCAGCTATGTAGATGCTCTGTGTCAGCGTGGAGTCAAGGAAACTTCAAGGGATCTTACAGATATCTGTCCTGGGCTTGTTGCGTATTGGACCAG TTAGCAGTGTACACTACGTTCGCAGCACACTCAGCAGCACTTGAGCACTCAGTTCTAGTCCTTACCGGTGCAGAAGTCTTTCAATGGATGAAGTGGTGCAATAGATTCACAAGATTCTGCTTCCAAATCGGCGGCGCTTTGACATGTGGTTACATAGCATCTGTGCTTATGGTCATGATATCATTCATCTCAGCCTTCAATTTGTTTAGGCTCTATTCACCAAAACACTTTCTTCGCTTAAAGGGAACATAG